The Pseudoalteromonas carrageenovora IAM 12662 DNA window TTGGGTGGCCAAGTTCTAGTAATACATAGTTAGTTACATCAACAACCGGATCGATTGAACGAACGCCACTACGGCGTAGCTTTTCAACCATCCAAAGTGGTGTTTCTGCATCAAGGTTAATACCCTTTATAACACGACCAAGGTAGCGAGGGCATGCATCTTCGTTTACTAGTTCAATTGATACTTTATCGTCAATTGTTGGTGTAACAGATGGAATAGCTAATACATTTACATCAATGCTATTTAAAACACCTACTTCTCGTGCAAGGCCTTTAATACCTAAACAATCACCACGGTTTGGTGTTAAGTCAACATCAATAATGTTGTCATCAAGGCCTAAGTATTCGCGTAAATCAGTGCCTACTGGTGCATCAAGTGGCAATTCCATTATGCCATCGCCTTCTTCGCTAATACCTAGTTCAACAAAGGCACACAACATACCGTGAGAAGGCTGACCGCGTAGTTTTGCTTTTTTGATTTTAAAGTCGCCAGGTAATACAGCACCTACGGTTGCAACAGCTACTTTGATGCCTTCACGACAATTTGGCGCACCACAAACGATATCAAGCAGCTCATCGCCACCTACGTTAATTTTAGTAACACGAAGTTTGTCTGCATCAGGGTGCTGACCACATTCAACCACTTCGCCTACTAGCACACCATTAAATTTGGCTGCTGCTGGCTCAACTCCATCAACTTCAAGACCAGCCATAGAAAGCTGTTCCGAAAGAGCTTGCGTATCAATAGCAGGGTTTACCCACTCTCTTAACCACTTTTCACTAAATTTCATTTTATTATTTCACTCTTAACGGAACTGGTTTAGGAATTTTAAGTCATTTTCAAAAAATGCACGTAAGTCGTTTACGCCGTAGCGCAGCATAGTTAAGCGCTCTACGCCCATACCAAATGCAAAACCAGTGTATTTTTCTGGGTCAATACCCACCGACTTAAGAACGTTAGGGTGAACCATGCCACAGCCTAATACTTCTAACCATTTACCGTCTTTACCCATAACATCCACTTCAGCAGATGGTTCTGTAAATGGGAAAAATGAAGGACGGAAACGAATTTCCATATCTTCTTCAAAAAAGTTACGTAAAAAGTCATGTAAAATACCTTTAAGCTCAGTAAAGCTTACATCGGTATCAACCATTAACCCTTCTACCTGATGGAACATAGGAGTATGAGTTTGGTCGTAATCGTTACGATACACTCGCCCTGGTGAAATAATACGTAGCGGTGGCTGTTCTGTTTCCATAGTACGAATTTGCACGCCACTTGTTTGTGTACGCAGTACTAATTTAGGATTGAAATAAAAGGTATCGTGATCAGCACGCGCAGGGTGATGCTCAGGGATATTTAATGCATCAAAGTTATGAAAGTCATCTTCAATCTCAGGGCCTGATTTAACCTCAAAACCTAACTCACCAAAAAAGCTTTCAATACGTTCAATTGTTCGTGTTACCGGATGCAATCCACCTGTTGGCATTACACGCCCAGGTAAAGTAACGTCAATTGTTTCTGCGGCTAGCTTTTCTTCTAGTGCTTTACTTGCTAAAAGCTCACGCTTATCGTTAATTGCAGCTTGAACATCTTGCTTAGCTTGGTTAATTACCTGCCCTGCTTCTTTGCGTTCTTCAGGAGCAATTTTACCCAGTGTTTTAAGTAAGCTAGTGATTTCGCCTTTTTTACCAAGGTAATTAACCCTGATCTCTTCTAGTTGCGCGATTTCACTGGCACTGGCTACCGCCTCAAGTGCTTGCGCTAATATATTTTCTAAGTTCATTCGATACCTGATCTTTCACAGAAGGTGATTACAATTTAATTGACTAATGATAACTGAAAGCAGGGTCTAGATTCTAGACCTACTACAGCTTTAACGTTGATTTTATAAAGGGAATTGTTAATTTTCGCTGTGCAGCCATAGATGCATGATCTAATTTGTCTAATACATCGAGTAAAGCGCGCATATCACGGCTTAAACGCGTTAGTAAAAACCGTGCACATTCATCGCTCAATTCCAATCCACGCATATGCGCACGTTTCACAAGCGCCTGAGCTTTATCATCATCGCTCATAGAGCGAATTTGAAATGTAGTGCCCCACTTTAGCCGAGACTCTAAATCGGGAAGGCTAATATTGAGCATATCAGGAAGTAAGTCAGCGGTAACTACGAGCATTTTCCCAGGTTCGTTAAAGCGATTATAGAAATTAAATAATGCTTTTTCCCAAGGATCATTCCCAGCGACTAAGTGAACATCGTCTATACACAATACATCGAGAGCCTCTAAGCCATCGAGCACCATCGGGCCAAAATCAATAACTTCACGCATTGATAATAGCATGTTGGATAACCCGCGCTCTTGTGCTTTTACACAAGTGGCGTATAGCAGGTGAGACTTGCCTGAATCACCTAAACCACATAAATAGGTGTACTGAAACGTTTTAGATAACTTTGAAAAGCTGTCCTTTAAATGGTTAACCTCTAACGAGTCCTCACCACCAAAATATGATGCAAAGGTTTCATCATCCGGTAAGGTGACCGGTAAAGCCATTTGCATAGGCTCAGCGTTTTGCATTACTCGCCAACCCACTGATATTCTAAACTACTTTTATCAACCACATGATAAAAAGCACGTGGGTCAACGTAGTCTCTAAAAGCAGAATCAAGGCCAAGTGCTTTTTTAAGATCGTTTACACTGCCCGTATGGTTTAACTTAAATTCAACAAGCTCTGGAGTTTTTCGTAAAATAGTTACGTCGGTTACTACACTTAAACTAAGTAATCTACGTTTTGCTAATTCGATATCAACAAAGCTATTAGTTTCTTTTAAAGTAAGTGTTGCAGAAGCTTGCTGATAATAGGCATTAGGATCAATTGCATATTCGCTTGCAAGGCCTTGCGCGAGAGTATCAATCATTTGCCCTACAATTTGCTGCTTGTCGCCCGTTAATCTATTTGATTCAAACAAATCGTCGTTAGTAAAGCGCCAATCTAGTATCCAGTTTTCACTGTCTTGTTCTTGAAACATTCTTGCAGTAATACTTCGCTCTGCACTGTAACGCTTAGATGCTTCTTCAACGGGCTCAGAAAAATTCCCCCAAACTTCGGGGACACCTACTAAGCGCCTGTCTTGTAAATCAAGCAAAGGCACAACAACTGGTAAGCCACGGCGTCCTGCTTTATCATAAATTAACTGCTCCAACTGCGGGTAACTTTCTTGTGTTACTAATTCTCTGCGCCAATTGTCTTCAATACCTAGCCAAATAGCAACGAGTGGTCGCTGAACACCCCACAGTGGTAAATTGAGCTCTTTAACAAGCGCATTTATTTTACGCGCTTCAAATTTAACAACTAATTTAAGTTTTCCGTTTGCTCGCTCGTCATACTCAAATTTGAGCATATAATCTGAGATATCTTTAGTGCGTTGCTGCGCAAGTTTATTTTGATCTGCTGTTTCATCACCACTCACTTTAACTAAAACATTAAGCAATGCCTTGCGGCTCGCATTTAAACGCGTATCTCTGGTTTTATCATCGACGTTTAATATATCTTGATACAGATCAGTTACTTCAACCGCCGATACAGAAAAACAAAATATAAATGATATGGCACTAATTAATAATCTATACACAGGCTATTAGTTCTTGGTTTTAAACTGTTTTGATCCTAAATCAAAGCCAGTAACAAAGCAAAATTATATTTGTTATCCAGCACTATCAGATTAGTAAATATATAAATAATAACTATACCTCTGTGCTTAACTATAAAAGCTCTTTGATTTGATCTCGACATATTCACAAGATTGAGGAATTGGTTGATGTGATGTACGCAGATTGTGGATAATATAGCAAATGCGACACTTCCAGGCAGAGAAATTTTTGATGTTGTCGTCGGGAGTCGCTACGCTCGCCTGACCTATGTAATAGAGGCTTGATGAGTGTCTATCAATTGTGCGCATTTTACTTTTCTGCAGACAGCAAAAAACCCGTTACATTGCTGTAACGGGTTGCTTTAATTTGAAGCCTGGTAATGTCGTGGTGCCCACAGCGGTGGTGAGTCACAGTGAAATGCTACACTACCGTTGGCCGGGGCTCGCCTTCGAGCTGTTTTGTTTCACTACTGAGCTCGGCATGGGCTCTTGGCTATTTATTAAACCCCAGACAGCAAAAAACCCGTTACATTGCTGTAACGGGTTTCTCTTATTTGAAGCCTGGTAATGTCCTACTTTCACATAGCAAATGCTACACTATCGTTGGCCGGGGCTCGCCTTCGAGCTGTTTTGTTTGACTACTGAGTTTGGCATGGGCTCTTGGCTATTTACTAAACCCCAGATAGCAAAAAACCCGTCACATTGCTGTAACGGGTTTCTTTAATTTGAAGCCTGGTAATGTCCTACTTTCACATAGCAAATGCTACACTATCATCGGCGCTGTTTCGTTTCACTACTGAGTTCGGCATGGAGTCAGGTGGGTCCAAAACGCTATTGTCACCAAGCAAATT harbors:
- the hda gene encoding DnaA inactivator Hda is translated as MQNAEPMQMALPVTLPDDETFASYFGGEDSLEVNHLKDSFSKLSKTFQYTYLCGLGDSGKSHLLYATCVKAQERGLSNMLLSMREVIDFGPMVLDGLEALDVLCIDDVHLVAGNDPWEKALFNFYNRFNEPGKMLVVTADLLPDMLNISLPDLESRLKWGTTFQIRSMSDDDKAQALVKRAHMRGLELSDECARFLLTRLSRDMRALLDVLDKLDHASMAAQRKLTIPFIKSTLKL
- a CDS encoding DUF2066 domain-containing protein yields the protein MYRLLISAISFIFCFSVSAVEVTDLYQDILNVDDKTRDTRLNASRKALLNVLVKVSGDETADQNKLAQQRTKDISDYMLKFEYDERANGKLKLVVKFEARKINALVKELNLPLWGVQRPLVAIWLGIEDNWRRELVTQESYPQLEQLIYDKAGRRGLPVVVPLLDLQDRRLVGVPEVWGNFSEPVEEASKRYSAERSITARMFQEQDSENWILDWRFTNDDLFESNRLTGDKQQIVGQMIDTLAQGLASEYAIDPNAYYQQASATLTLKETNSFVDIELAKRRLLSLSVVTDVTILRKTPELVEFKLNHTGSVNDLKKALGLDSAFRDYVDPRAFYHVVDKSSLEYQWVGE
- the pheS gene encoding phenylalanine--tRNA ligase subunit alpha, giving the protein MNLENILAQALEAVASASEIAQLEEIRVNYLGKKGEITSLLKTLGKIAPEERKEAGQVINQAKQDVQAAINDKRELLASKALEEKLAAETIDVTLPGRVMPTGGLHPVTRTIERIESFFGELGFEVKSGPEIEDDFHNFDALNIPEHHPARADHDTFYFNPKLVLRTQTSGVQIRTMETEQPPLRIISPGRVYRNDYDQTHTPMFHQVEGLMVDTDVSFTELKGILHDFLRNFFEEDMEIRFRPSFFPFTEPSAEVDVMGKDGKWLEVLGCGMVHPNVLKSVGIDPEKYTGFAFGMGVERLTMLRYGVNDLRAFFENDLKFLNQFR